A stretch of DNA from Anopheles ziemanni chromosome 3, idAnoZiCoDA_A2_x.2, whole genome shotgun sequence:
TGTCGCCCGTGAAGCGTGAGGAAAGGGTTTTAAAAGGGAAGGGTGCCATATAaattccatttccatcccgGGGAAGACGGACCGCGTGGTTTTAAGGGTCACATCCTTTTCACTCGTGAATAaatatgtatgtgtatgtgtgtgtgtgtgtccagcgttggtttatgtttgttgattttttttgtgttttgctttgttcctACCCCATCCTATTTGATTTTCTTGTCAGATTATTTTTGCCGCAGAAGTCCGCAAACAAAGTCTCGGTCGGTCCTCAAGTCACGTTGAGTAATCATGTATCCCTCGGGTTGGGTGGACGGTGGTGGGTCCTCTAGCCTTGGCCAACGACTTGGCTAGAAGTGTCACCCACTCTTAAACGCCTCCGGCCAGTGCCGGTCGAGGCATCAGACGATAGACGATCCTGGCTGACGGTCGTTTGGGAGTTTTAATGAAAGTGAAGCGTTGGCGTATCatcatttcatttcttccaCTCTTCAAGCGTTTGGGCACCATCAACGGGAGCGGGCCGGGCTTAAGGCTTAGTGACTCGGAAGGGTTCGAAAGGATTCGAAAATTCGTGCATATTGTAGTGAGGAATTTcccaaattaaatttgcgcCACTATTTTCACCCTCTTCCCGTAGGCGACGTCCGCTTGTCGATGGTACTATTTTTTGTGCACATTCACACGATTGGCTTTAATGTGTTCTTCGGAAAAATGTGACCCAGACACATCGAAACCTTCTGGGGATGCTGCGATAATGTGTGGCCCTCCCGAAACTTTGCTCCGGAACCGTCAGTACATCTATCAAACATCATCACCGCGGTCCATCAACCACGACACCCGGGACAGTTCCAGCGCAGCCTGTAGTGTTGCTACAGAACACCAGCGAGCAAAGGAACAGGAACAACAGCTCGTGTTTGGTAATGAGGCAATATAAACAACAAGCAATATCGCCACTGCCCGTCTCTCCGGAGGCGACCTTTTGGCGCACGCGGTAGTGTGTTTTGCTTGCCCGACCTGGAAGGGAGAGGAGTTTACGGAAAATCGTTCCACGATGTCGAGGCCGACAGGGCCAATCCAACAATCAGTAACGTTGGACGATAGATGACACGAACCATCAGCGCAGGAGCGCAAGTGGCTCAACCAAGCGTAGGGGAAAGATGAGCAAGATGCACTTCCTTAAGTGACAAAATCCATTTCTGTATTCTTTGTTACGAAAATCATCCCTTATGTCAACAATTAAATTCCTTGACCCTTTTGCTATCAACGATACATACCCTGTTGTtctggaaatttaaaaaaaggctaAAGCATCTTCTGATTCAAAATTTTGCAAGGACACTCCATGAAAGAAATTCATACCTTATTTTATACGTACAAAATGGCTTGTGCTGAACGCAAAACGAATGCACGGTAAATTCAACGACGCTAATGAAAAATAACGGTTGGAAAAAAGAGTtaatcatctttttttttaaataaacttcttttcttttgctcatAAAGACTGATGCACTCACCGGTGTATCTTGCCCAACCTTTCCCTATCGCCTCGTGGAGAGACCCGCGCCATCCTATCTCGTTGCACTCCAGTTGATTGATTGGGATGCAACGGGATGTTTCGACAGTGGTTTGATGGGTTTTTcctactgttttattttttcaattttttggaTAACCATTTAACCTGCCCGCATTGTCTGCGCTATGCGCCTCATTACGTTAATTCAGGGTTTCCCACTGCCCAGCGAATGTCCCGGAcaagtggaaaaaggaaaaattacgcTTCGGTTAAACGGTCAATGGAAAGGCTTTCCTCCCGCTCGCTGGGAGTACCGGGAGGAAGGAACGATAAATAACTCACGCATGATCGCCTCTGGGAGAATTGCTTAAATGCGCGTGGAAGGCGGTCTCGAAGCAAACCGGGATGAAACATCTTGGCCGACATTTCATGGGAAAGGTGAATCGCTTCTCTTCGTACCTATCGAACGGTCAAACTTTGTCGTCCTCCCCAGGCCTGGGGATGACCGCGCCGCGTATCGACACTGCAATCAGCACAACcgaatggtggaaaataataaaagtaacatgaaatcgaaacaaaaaaccacacacacctCAACAAAACctttggggaaaaaaaggaaacattgcCGCCTGTGTTTCCATCCCGAACTTCGCTTTCACATTGGCCCAGCATCTCACGAAACGTTCGACTCGTTCTTGCACTGATTCTACACGGTCGCTGATATGCGCACTGATAAGAGCAACAATCAACAGCAGACGGGCGCTAGTTTAACGGGGATCCGTAGCGTTAGCCTTCTGCATTTTTCTTACAGACTCGCTGTTAACCCTGGTGTCTACGACCGCATACCGGGGAATGTTTAGTTTGGTGTAGACTTCTTCTGACCGACCTAACTTAAGGATCGAACGTAGTGAATTTTCTCTGTGATATGGCCAAAGAAAGGGTGGAACAACATGGGcaaaaacatcttttttaCCGCGACTAGCTTACTCGGGTATGCCGTACCGATTGGAAACCGATGAATATTTGGGTTTATGTACCTTTGTTTCAGTGTCCAGAGTTCTAGGACTACCCGTGCGAAGGttacaaaaaattacaaaaaaaatcctttgaatTCCATTAAAAAATGTATGGCATTTCGGGAATGCAGGCCGCAGAGGATCTGTTGAGATTTTGGTCGGAAACACTAGGGTTAATAAACATTGCAACAAGAGATAGGAATAGATCGTGGTATCGTCCAATCCTGATGATGATAGGATTCGCATAAAAGGACGCACAACTTGTTCTTGCACATTTTCAGTTCTTTTTCAcatcgcttttctttttcacacgAACTGCATCTGGTGCATGCTGAGATCGGTATGAACACAACAAcagagccccgctacacgacccgaaaactcaaaaacttctcggcgagaagaggggaacaaccgagaagtttacgtcaaaaacttttcagctccgtgagctgaaaactgcacccgagaagtttttggcagctaaccgaaaactcaaatgcgtcagaagaagaagacgaaaaagaaataaatgtaaacataacaaatctcaaaaacaaaataaacgaacatatggtgataaatttacgtgtttcttttgtagttacggttagttaatattttgttattttatagctagaatatcaattataaattcactatagatcaggggttcgcaaagtccggcccaccaactgattccaaaatctaaaagtttcaaaaagtttaatgataaagattaaaatattttattctaccactttttatgtaacttgagaacatcaaaatcttccttcttcatgcgaagaaagttaattatagtttcatttgcttgctctgctacagtattgtccagcaaacggttgccatcttcttgcctccgcacaatacgcctgttgcgttgttgcaagttttgggtactcaactcgatgacccgcgatagggtagttagccacacttcaacagattatccatcttttactttttgtgtgaattgaaataagatcttgtttgctttgaaggaagatttttgagctaactgaaaaatcaaaaacaaaaacctcgttgcgccgcaaagttttgagtttgcggctcgtgtagcgtggctcacagaattggtaccacaaaacgcggctacacgaaccgagaagattttgacgtaaacttatacggtttttgagttctcggttggagttttcggttcgtgtagcggccCGGACACAACACAATGAAGACGTACCGCGATCAAACAGGCTCCAGCTTCCCTTGCTTTTCCACAAACGCTCCTAAGCGACCGTATGCAACGACGGGCAAATTGACACTGAACAGCGAAACAGTTTCGGTGCGTTCGGGTGCCGAAGTTTGTCACGTTCAAACCGTTTGTCCCTTTTTAACAGCTTCGGCTGAAATCGCCTTTTTGCTTAAAACTTTCAAATTTTACCGTCGATTTTTACAATCCGACCACATTTCTTTTGAAGATAACTTTAGGCCAGAAAAGATGTCTTATGTTTGGCAGTTTTATTTCTAGGTCTTGAGAGTCGATTTTCATTTTCGAGAAAAGGAAAGCTACTTTTGTTCCTCGATGAGAGAAAAAGGAGTGATGTAACTAGGACAGCCACCTAGTTTATGTAGCTAGCTAtctgaaacaaaaccaaaaataacatTATGCTAAACCATTTATCTAGATGTAATACCACATTGTTTCTATCACCAGCACTTCTTTCCAAACATGTATGGAGATAACCTACCTTTTGACTATAGATCAATTGATAGAATTTAAGTACAATTTAGGTAAGCCGAAATACCTCGGAATTTAATAACGATTTTTTCAATTCCGAAATATTTCAATGACAAATGTCAAATTGTCAAAAGTTTCATTTCTTTGTTAACCGCTGTTTAAACTTGCctggaattcccggtggcgggaacgggaaaaagttgcccagattcgacaaaatatccagcgggaacgagcttattcgtccgatctgtcaaagtgaagctttgtttacgttttagtttgtttacgtgatctaaattggcggcaggtaaaagtggaattgtgagtcATTATTGGACATATGGCTGTCACAGTCGGTCCTACAGCACGAGCCCCTGCATAGGAGCTCGTGTCAGAGTCGGTATGCCTCTGagtacgagtaagggaactaacgttcgacttaacgtaggaggatataccccgactcgcataaaagaagaagaagaagaagtgagtcattatcaaatataaagtttatgaatggtgttgttgagttcctcctccaaaattttgcgtcgaagactactcgcattttggtttctctccaacaacatcggccgcatccatatacgttgcccataccgacgttgttgtagcaagcgaatgaaacttttcatgaaacgtttcaattacgcaaatgcgtccgttcccgccgggtcgtagtttcgcgttttttaaacatagcgggaacgaaatccgtttttttcatatggagtttcccgtcgtccagcgggattcccgctggacggcgggaatattcgtgcgaataccgctgtgtctagccgtcgctttACAATTTGAAGCACCCTGTGAACTAGTGATGGAACAACTGAATCCCTacaaggattcgaatctttcgactcaaatccattctgagatccggatcttcgaatccgaatcccaatccgtcatatcatacatgctcatctaatgccgatttttcatatgatgtcTTACTTTAACAATTGTACAATCAATGGTTGAATTAATCCAAAGGCTAAATCGAGCTTGTGAATGGTCCCCAGGACCATCTGGAGCGCTATCGCTATCCGCTCCCAGTGGAAGCTGTTTCAATTCAGTTCCGAGGCTTCAAACTGAAGCACCCTGTGAACCGTCAGACTTTTGTACCTCGTGGATTTCAACAAtcctgtgttttgttttctatcgGCAAACGTTTGCCCGTAATTTATTCACTTTCCTCATACAAACTCCATTTCAACCGGACAGAGAACAGAAATGCCGTaccgaaggaagaaaatgcaCGATGGAAATACGCATCTACGCCGTCGCTGGAGACTACGGTCCCGAAAGAAGGATTTAGACGAGATCGATGccgatttgaagaaaaatccgGAACAGCTACTGCAGCAAGAAATTGATTTGGATAAACCCGGATTCGCACAGTTCTACTGCATACATTGTGCGACGTACTACATCAACGACCAGGCCATGCAAGCGCACTTCCGCACGAAGGTACACAAACGGCGCTTGAAGGCGCTCGAAATCGAACCATATACGGTAGAAGATTCGTTGAGAGCCGCGGGGCACGGTAGCTTTGTCCAGCCGCAAAAACGAAAGATGGAAACGCAACCGTCACTGCCAGAGGTTGAGGCAGGTAAACGGATTAAAGTAGATACCGTcatggaagatgaaaaaccTGCCAAGCGGGAGCTATCTAAAGCGAAAAAGTATACCGACTTTAAGCAAGTGTTGGAAGAATTGTAATAAACCGGTTAaataaacgatgaaaaaaagaggatgtttatttgaaaattaacGTTGGGACTGGGAACGATTTGCATGATCCTATCCTCTTATGGTTGGTACGATTCCAGCGCTGTAACCCTCAGGGTTCACATGTGATCCATAAAGTGCGGTGTGCCAGTTTCGTTTCGTCGCTTCGTCAGAATGTCGCAACCAGTCTCCGTTACGAGCAAAGTTTGTTCGAACTGCGCCGAATACTTACCGTCCGCGGTAACCGCAGTCCAATCATCTGGCCACGATACATCTCGCCAGGTACCTTCCGAAATCATTGGTTCAATCGTAAAGCAGTGTCCTGGTTTCATGACGCCTACAGCTGAGTTTTCTACAATGGGAAAAATTTTCAACTGCATTAGTATGATTATTTGAGAACGCCGGGATGAATGTGTAGCATCAGAACACAGCTTACTGGCATAATGGGGTACATTAGGGGCAGTATGGAACAATCGATGTATTCCATGTCCACAATAGCTCTTAACAACACTATATCCATGGGCTTGCACATGCTTTTGGATTACGTTTCCTATTTCACGATAGCGTTCACCGGGCCTGAGGGTAGAAAAGGGTAAACATGTTCTTTGTAGTTCTTGTAGGCAATGTTTTATGAGAAAAACATACTTAACGATGTCAATCGCCTTCATTAACGCCTCATATGTGACCTGCACCAGCTTCTTATGCTGTTCCTGAACATTTCCCACGAAGAACGTTTCGTTCAAATCCCCATGGAAGCCGCGATGGTATACCGTGACGTCAACATTGCACAAATCTCCATCCTCCAGCGGACGCTTGTCCGGTATTCCATGGCAGATAACTTCATTCACCGAAGTGCAACAAGACTTCGGAAAGTTGTAATAATTCAACGGACTAGGATAGCACTCCCGCTCGATGGCAGCCTCATGAACAGCACGATCTATTTCGTCCGTGGTGACGCCGACACCGCACACTCTGGCAGCTTCGTCAAGTACCTCACGTCCCAATCGGCAGGCCACACGCATGCCCTCAATTTCCTCGTCATCCAGAATCTTGATCGTATTATTCCCCCGTAGTGCTTCCTCCGACTTGGATCGACCTTCCTTGTGATCCGCATAGTCCGGCCGGGGAATCGCAAGCGGGACCGTGCGCATAGGCGACTGTTCGAAGGGCCGCAGCTTGCCGGTGAACGTATAGTAAGGCCACGGGTTGTACGCGTTGGAATCCTTATCCTCTGTGGGACGGAAATAGGGCAGATTATTGGTATGCAGTGCTGGGCCGAGCAATGGGCCGGTCTTAAAAGCTTGCGCTTACTTGCGAGCAGATGGATGAATTTGTGCTCCTTCCAGGATCCTTTGAAACACTCCTGGCTGCAGAAGAAGGATCCTTGAATGCCTAGCTTCAAGCACACTGGACACTGCAGCGTTGCCGACTTCTTACAGTTGTCCGTTCCGCAGAGGTGTTTCGCCATTTCACTCATCTTGCTAATTCACAGGCGCACTTTACTAGCAACGATACGACGAAGTGTAGACGGCGTTTACGAAATGCAGGCGATTCgataaaaaatggtaaatcaagcaaataaaacaagaattACCTAACTGTACGGGAGAAGAAACCGGTTAATCCTTATAAGAACAAGAATGCTTCATGCAtgctttaattttcctttttttcactgCTGTCGTTTTGACAACAAAGACGTCAGTTGTGCAACGTTGTTTATGCTCAACCACCCTAGCGGCTTTGTGATAAAATGTTTATCATTTACGAGAAATCGACAATAAAATTCTAAGGAATGCAAATGTCGCttaatttacaatttattttataaatttattccTTTATTCTCAAAGGCGATGCATGAGCAAAAACATTGTAGCATAATCATTTTCCAAACAATCAcagattttttaaagtaattttgTAGAGAGCCCACACATGTATTACTTTACCCTACACTTCTGTTGCTTTTATTTAAAGCCCATAAACTTGTCCAAGTGGTCAACGAAACTATCTAATGCCCCTGGGGCAAGACTTTGCAACTGACTAAAATCACTACCAACTAATGTTGACTGCAGAGTGTCCGGAGTgcagtaaaataaacatttttctttgttaagCCGCTCAGCTAACTCGGTTTGATGATTGTCCATCAGGGTTTCGTTGACTACGACAATCAGGGTTTTTCCGGCTTCCAGCACCTCTATGCAGCTTCCAGCTCCGGCGTGGCTTATCACGAGATCCGCCTTGGAAATGTCGTCCGCAATGTTGCTTTTCAGACTGTAGCCAGTAACACTGATGGTGGTGCGTTGGTTCGCATTCCGAAGATCAGGTTCCAAG
This window harbors:
- the LOC131286188 gene encoding zinc finger protein 593 homolog is translated as MPYRRKKMHDGNTHLRRRWRLRSRKKDLDEIDADLKKNPEQLLQQEIDLDKPGFAQFYCIHCATYYINDQAMQAHFRTKVHKRRLKALEIEPYTVEDSLRAAGHGSFVQPQKRKMETQPSLPEVEAGKRIKVDTVMEDEKPAKRELSKAKKYTDFKQVLEEL
- the LOC131286189 gene encoding methionine aminopeptidase 1, with amino-acid sequence MSEMAKHLCGTDNCKKSATLQCPVCLKLGIQGSFFCSQECFKGSWKEHKFIHLLAKDKDSNAYNPWPYYTFTGKLRPFEQSPMRTVPLAIPRPDYADHKEGRSKSEEALRGNNTIKILDDEEIEGMRVACRLGREVLDEAARVCGVGVTTDEIDRAVHEAAIERECYPSPLNYYNFPKSCCTSVNEVICHGIPDKRPLEDGDLCNVDVTVYHRGFHGDLNETFFVGNVQEQHKKLVQVTYEALMKAIDIVKPGERYREIGNVIQKHVQAHGYSVVKSYCGHGIHRLFHTAPNVPHYAKNSAVGVMKPGHCFTIEPMISEGTWRDVSWPDDWTAVTADGKYSAQFEQTLLVTETGCDILTKRRNETGTPHFMDHM
- the LOC131288048 gene encoding UDP-N-acetylglucosamine transferase subunit ALG13 homolog, whose protein sequence is MIKKSFKNVFVTVGTTQFDELVRAVISNDVLEELVNLGCETLTIQFGKGLEPDLRNANQRTTISVTGYSLKSNIADDISKADLVISHAGAGSCIEVLEAGKTLIVVVNETLMDNHQTELAERLNKEKCLFYCTPDTLQSTLVGSDFSQLQSLAPGALDSFVDHLDKFMGFK